A genome region from Streptomyces antimycoticus includes the following:
- a CDS encoding CHAT domain-containing protein: MHSRDLAALRDRAEHAAADALAWIVPPPPDGPAAKGSSDGMDTEDPSGGTGSDGASDSPAAGRASDGTRSPADADPASLDRFIAELDELEAALAAAVPDGEALLCTVRARLGGLYAERYRHHPTDDDRSRGLRVLRAARARGALDPSDERASTLHLVRLLLTPGMTAGWDGTLPRLLESFDVGRRVVVGEPGLTADLTELRGLLTDLLPTLPEDVAEPLSWAAEALERVPAAARSGDFEQMATLAAQLAERMPNGNSPLIQALCGMATEFATAAAGGGDEADRLAELSAEETALTFAQAALMLELEVPGTIRTEDLEALVNEVSKGPAGEEAETAMRAAMSRMAHGVRTGDADRLAEAAELIGTAAGTGSGRVDWMAGVISPGLLTAANILGGNLTDRDQARARLDALFGPASAVFESAHATGPGAEGLRLCSRSMHLQLRLNEALDERDAETVEELLDELLDLLEEAGENSEWQFLVLFLLGQAQLSLATLDGGIPALRAGVAYFEEAANHPRLPTFARPLMDAQCAPLLALFSMIEPDPVRVSEAVSRARRALDGPASTPDQRVWIRQGIGMALLTVHRSTGDHTALEDAVGELEQARRELTERTSPTIRQKLLWELAEAYRLRDDRERDDTSAAVATAHASLWVLAEDVLLQLGAEHGLEVARAGASRGLLAAHWAAVDGRIEEAVASLENGRGLVLRAAAAAAGVPEQLAARGEAELAEQWRTAVRDLPLQAAPSGGGLAPGTGGGTPDEVRSALTRVMSAGSAPGVEIPSRLRRRALDVLRRDSGEAPLRGLLGAPGIGELREGLRATGTDALVYLVPGQDTADGVAVLVRSTGEPTALALPGLGAPGREPLERYLDAGARRSAVSERGMDAHAEAHRHWEAALEGLCDWAGPAVLAPVLDALGARAEDGREKREDGPKQHDAPVRLVLVPCGNLGAVPWHAARLPGPRAGARRPYAYACEDTVISYAASGGEFLRAARRARVPASERAVLVADPSGDLTWAQDEVSALRTAYYPTALLYGWHEDASENALGTPEDVLSHLPGGPAAPAASLLHLVVHGLAGLRPTDSALHLAGPNPEDVPDLEDATGPEAAPDPGRLTVTRILDVPAGERAATGPLIVLSACETDLSSRDHDEALTPTTALLARGATDVVGSRWKVSDSASAALMVVFHHHLTVAGLAPPDALRAAQLWMLDHDRHPVPGLTGLLLAETQSDTGSLARIVSWAGFIHQGNPAPHAPAEGRQP; encoded by the coding sequence ATGCACAGCAGGGATCTCGCGGCATTACGTGACCGAGCCGAACACGCCGCGGCCGACGCGCTGGCGTGGATCGTCCCGCCCCCGCCGGACGGCCCGGCGGCCAAGGGTTCGTCCGACGGCATGGATACAGAGGACCCGTCCGGCGGCACTGGTTCGGACGGCGCGTCCGACAGCCCGGCGGCCGGGCGAGCGTCCGACGGCACCCGGTCGCCCGCCGACGCCGACCCCGCGTCACTCGACCGTTTCATCGCCGAACTGGACGAGCTGGAGGCCGCGTTGGCGGCGGCCGTGCCGGACGGGGAGGCACTGCTGTGCACCGTGCGCGCCCGGCTCGGCGGCCTGTACGCCGAGCGCTACCGGCACCACCCCACGGACGACGACCGGAGTCGGGGCCTGCGGGTGCTGAGGGCGGCGCGCGCCCGTGGGGCGCTCGACCCATCGGACGAGCGGGCCTCCACCCTCCACCTGGTGCGGTTGCTGCTGACGCCCGGCATGACGGCCGGATGGGACGGTACGCTGCCCCGCCTCCTCGAATCCTTCGATGTAGGCCGCCGAGTAGTGGTGGGCGAGCCCGGACTCACCGCCGATCTGACCGAACTGCGCGGGCTGCTGACCGACCTGCTGCCGACGCTGCCCGAGGACGTCGCCGAACCCCTGTCGTGGGCGGCCGAGGCCCTGGAACGGGTGCCCGCCGCCGCGCGCTCCGGGGACTTCGAGCAGATGGCCACCCTGGCCGCGCAACTGGCGGAGCGGATGCCGAACGGCAACTCCCCGCTGATACAGGCCCTGTGTGGGATGGCCACCGAGTTCGCCACGGCCGCGGCAGGCGGAGGCGATGAGGCCGATCGGCTGGCGGAGCTCAGCGCGGAGGAGACCGCCCTCACCTTCGCGCAGGCCGCCCTCATGCTGGAACTCGAAGTGCCCGGCACCATCCGGACCGAGGATCTGGAGGCCCTGGTCAACGAGGTGAGCAAGGGGCCGGCCGGTGAAGAGGCGGAGACCGCGATGCGCGCCGCGATGAGCCGCATGGCGCACGGTGTGCGCACGGGTGACGCCGACCGGCTGGCCGAGGCGGCCGAGTTGATCGGCACAGCCGCGGGTACGGGATCCGGACGGGTGGACTGGATGGCCGGGGTCATCTCGCCCGGACTGCTCACCGCGGCCAACATCCTGGGCGGCAATCTCACCGACCGCGACCAGGCGCGTGCCCGCCTGGACGCGCTCTTCGGCCCCGCCTCCGCGGTGTTCGAATCCGCACACGCGACCGGGCCCGGGGCGGAGGGGCTACGGCTGTGCTCCCGGAGCATGCACCTCCAACTGCGCCTCAACGAAGCGCTGGACGAGCGGGACGCCGAAACGGTGGAGGAGCTACTGGACGAGCTGCTCGACCTGCTGGAGGAGGCCGGTGAGAACAGCGAGTGGCAGTTCCTGGTGCTCTTCCTGCTCGGCCAGGCGCAGTTGAGCCTGGCCACGCTGGACGGTGGGATCCCCGCGCTGCGGGCCGGCGTTGCCTACTTCGAGGAGGCGGCGAACCACCCGAGGCTCCCGACCTTCGCGCGGCCCCTCATGGACGCGCAGTGTGCACCCCTACTGGCCCTCTTCTCCATGATCGAACCGGATCCCGTACGTGTCTCCGAGGCCGTGTCCAGGGCCCGCCGGGCCCTGGACGGCCCCGCCTCGACCCCCGACCAGCGGGTGTGGATCCGGCAAGGCATCGGGATGGCGCTGCTCACCGTCCACAGGTCGACCGGCGACCACACCGCCCTGGAGGACGCGGTCGGGGAGCTGGAACAGGCCAGGCGGGAACTGACCGAGCGCACCAGCCCGACCATCCGGCAGAAGCTGCTGTGGGAGCTGGCCGAGGCGTACCGGCTGCGCGACGACCGCGAGCGCGATGACACAAGCGCGGCCGTCGCCACCGCCCATGCCTCGCTGTGGGTGCTGGCCGAGGACGTGCTGCTGCAACTCGGCGCCGAGCACGGCCTGGAGGTGGCCAGGGCGGGGGCCAGCCGTGGCCTGCTCGCCGCCCACTGGGCCGCCGTGGACGGCCGGATCGAGGAGGCCGTGGCGTCGCTGGAGAACGGGCGTGGCCTGGTGCTGCGGGCCGCGGCCGCGGCCGCCGGTGTCCCCGAGCAGCTGGCCGCCCGGGGCGAGGCGGAGCTGGCCGAGCAGTGGCGGACCGCCGTACGGGACCTCCCGCTCCAGGCCGCGCCGAGCGGCGGCGGACTCGCGCCCGGCACCGGCGGCGGTACCCCGGACGAGGTCCGGAGCGCGCTTACGCGGGTCATGTCGGCCGGGTCCGCTCCCGGCGTCGAGATCCCCAGCAGGCTGCGCCGCCGCGCGCTGGACGTGCTGCGGCGGGACAGCGGCGAGGCGCCGCTGCGCGGGCTGCTCGGCGCCCCCGGCATCGGGGAGTTGCGGGAGGGGCTGCGCGCCACCGGCACCGACGCGCTGGTGTATCTGGTGCCCGGGCAGGACACCGCCGACGGCGTGGCCGTCCTGGTGCGGAGCACCGGTGAGCCGACGGCGCTCGCGCTGCCGGGGCTCGGCGCGCCCGGCCGGGAGCCGCTGGAGCGCTATCTGGACGCGGGCGCCCGGCGGTCCGCCGTGTCCGAGCGCGGCATGGACGCCCACGCCGAGGCGCATCGGCACTGGGAGGCGGCGCTGGAGGGGCTGTGCGACTGGGCGGGCCCGGCCGTCCTCGCCCCCGTACTGGACGCGCTGGGCGCCCGGGCGGAGGACGGGCGTGAGAAAAGGGAGGACGGGCCAAAGCAGCACGACGCACCGGTCCGGCTGGTCCTCGTGCCGTGCGGCAACCTCGGTGCCGTTCCCTGGCACGCCGCCCGCCTCCCCGGGCCACGGGCCGGTGCGCGGCGTCCGTACGCCTACGCCTGCGAAGACACGGTCATCTCGTACGCCGCGTCCGGCGGTGAGTTCCTGCGGGCCGCCCGGCGCGCCCGGGTACCGGCGAGTGAGCGCGCGGTGCTGGTGGCCGACCCGAGCGGGGATCTGACGTGGGCGCAGGACGAGGTGTCGGCCCTGCGCACCGCGTACTACCCCACGGCCCTGCTCTACGGCTGGCACGAGGACGCGTCCGAGAACGCGCTGGGCACCCCCGAGGATGTGCTCTCCCACCTCCCCGGAGGCCCGGCCGCGCCCGCCGCCTCACTGCTGCATCTGGTGGTGCACGGCCTGGCGGGGCTGCGGCCCACCGACTCGGCCCTCCACCTGGCCGGCCCAAACCCCGAAGACGTCCCGGACCTCGAAGACGCTACGGGCCCCGAAGCCGCCCCGGACCCGGGCAGGCTGACGGTGACGCGCATTCTCGACGTACCCGCAGGGGAACGGGCCGCCACCGGGCCGCTGATCGTGCTCAGCGCCTGCGAGACGGACCTCAGCAGCCGCGACCACGACGAGGCGCTGACCCCGACCACCGCACTGCTGGCGCGTGGCGCCACGGATGTGGTCGGCTCGCGGTGGAAGGTCTCGGACAGCGCGTCCGCCGCGCTGATGGTGGTCTTCCACCACCACCTGACCGTCGCCGGACTGGCCCCGCCGGACGCCCTGCGCGCCGCCCAGCTGTGGATGCTCGACCACGACCGCCACCCCGTCCCCGGGCTGACCGGCCTTCTGCTGGCCGAGACACAGAGCGATACGGGGAGCCTGGCCCGGATCGTCTCCTGGGCCGGGTTCATCCACCAGGGCAACCCCGCTCCGCACGCACCCGCGGAAGGACGACAGCCATGA
- a CDS encoding RES family NAD+ phosphorylase, translating to MSPNLFVLSAGTELWRCHETAYGCTEFNPKPAHSFFGGNRFDATAEDRYPYLYAAVEPATTLAEVMLRDMEFTGPEARRQVPWALAATRSLSKVRVTEDLVLVRLVREEDLAAVFQTSWLLETDEYAQTRAWAREIRHQVPDAQGLVWQSRRHRPHPALVLFGDRCGEEPLKAVPGQAHNLGTFEGAGEANRLLAPLRAVVIPPGTRT from the coding sequence ATGAGCCCGAATCTGTTCGTCCTGAGCGCGGGCACCGAGCTGTGGCGGTGCCATGAGACCGCCTACGGGTGTACCGAGTTCAACCCGAAGCCCGCGCACTCCTTCTTCGGTGGCAACCGTTTCGACGCCACCGCCGAGGACCGGTATCCGTATCTGTACGCGGCCGTGGAGCCGGCCACCACGCTCGCCGAAGTGATGCTGCGGGACATGGAGTTCACCGGGCCGGAGGCACGGCGTCAGGTGCCGTGGGCGCTGGCGGCCACCCGCTCGCTGTCCAAGGTGCGGGTGACCGAGGATCTGGTCCTGGTGCGGCTGGTCCGGGAGGAGGACCTGGCCGCGGTGTTCCAGACCTCCTGGCTGCTGGAGACCGACGAGTACGCGCAGACCCGCGCCTGGGCGCGGGAGATCCGGCACCAGGTGCCGGACGCCCAGGGGCTGGTGTGGCAGTCGCGGCGGCACCGCCCGCACCCCGCCCTGGTGCTGTTCGGCGACCGCTGCGGGGAGGAGCCGCTGAAGGCGGTGCCCGGCCAGGCCCACAACCTGGGCACGTTCGAGGGGGCGGGCGAGGCCAACCGGCTGCTGGCGCCGCTGCGGGCGGTCGTCATTCCGCCCGGTACCCGGACATGA
- a CDS encoding FHA domain-containing protein, translated as MAPRDARCASCDRTRTHALLVCTEPCLELRHGPGPPLHLGRHPDWAPRTAAAFAGWNKISRHHASLTVDPDGTAWVEEPEAGTRNGTYLNRARIAPGVRTPVRDGDQLRLGLRVSFVVRLYGPGPGTG; from the coding sequence GTGGCCCCCCGGGACGCCCGCTGCGCGTCCTGTGACCGTACGCGCACCCATGCGCTGCTGGTCTGCACCGAGCCCTGTCTGGAGCTCCGCCACGGCCCGGGCCCTCCGCTGCACCTCGGCCGCCACCCCGACTGGGCGCCGCGGACCGCCGCCGCGTTCGCCGGCTGGAACAAAATCTCCCGGCATCATGCGTCGCTCACCGTGGACCCGGACGGAACCGCCTGGGTCGAGGAGCCCGAGGCGGGCACCCGCAACGGCACGTATCTCAACCGCGCCCGGATCGCACCCGGCGTGCGCACCCCCGTCCGCGACGGCGACCAGCTGCGGCTCGGGCTGCGGGTCAGCTTCGTCGTACGGCTGTACGGACCGGGGCCCGGCACCGGCTGA
- a CDS encoding AAA family ATPase, translating into MTEPVTSPGRDDRRLPAFAEELVGTLSVQSQYVLHGSIRDIHLVRHDKDPDEGGPEATYDAHHTLTEVLWNALWQEGYEALIRFDIADGFTVVVGPAAQEIRELLHGRDAARPGRARRADTPVHLADAERTLRDIVTGWKQQGRQPKTPDGRPRPDPAPRQQPYRVVLLIDYAARIPTDVTRLSDPERDFFLNCLKLAEDARPITSPGSGRRLFNPVIWLADGERDLPTWLVAGSERVRTIGIPLPDLGSRRRMAELLAEEHTAASASASEDEDDGPVRLDKRRPLNEHDIDTFARATAGLTLRAMRESARMALDRGLSFAEMRDAVRVYQLGVKDNPWQADYIRKQIKKGEADLRARVKGQEKAVGKTLDILKRAALSLSGAQASHPGSRPRGVLFFAGPTGTGKTELAKSVAKLLFGTEDACLRFDMSEFSAPHSVDRLLGAPPGYVGYEAGGELTTAVRNDPFRVVLFDEIDKADKGVLDKFLQVLEDGRLTDGQGVTTYFSECVLIFTSNLGVRKRTGEGGRGHEGRVAEPGMPYHQLEEIILANVKEHFVEEIGRPELMNRLGGNVVVFDYIDAKVAAEIFDSQVGNIQRVLREEQGVHLRLSDEAHQALSTYCTADVDNGGRGIGMLLETHLINPLARALFDQERLAGTAVTVTGVRPAGDGTVALDLRVVHTGDADPRPGGGR; encoded by the coding sequence ATGACCGAGCCGGTGACGTCCCCGGGCCGCGACGACCGCAGGCTCCCGGCCTTCGCCGAGGAGCTGGTCGGCACGCTCAGCGTCCAGTCCCAGTACGTACTGCACGGCAGTATCCGGGACATCCACCTCGTCCGCCACGACAAGGACCCCGACGAGGGCGGTCCCGAGGCCACGTACGACGCCCACCACACCCTCACCGAGGTCCTGTGGAACGCCCTGTGGCAGGAGGGGTACGAGGCGCTGATCCGCTTCGACATCGCGGACGGCTTCACCGTCGTCGTGGGCCCGGCGGCCCAGGAGATCCGCGAGCTGCTGCACGGGCGGGACGCCGCCAGGCCCGGACGTGCCCGGCGCGCCGACACCCCCGTCCACCTGGCCGACGCGGAGCGGACGCTGCGCGACATCGTCACCGGCTGGAAGCAGCAGGGGCGGCAGCCGAAGACACCGGACGGCCGGCCCCGCCCGGACCCGGCACCGCGCCAACAGCCCTACCGGGTGGTGTTGTTGATCGACTACGCCGCCCGGATTCCCACCGATGTCACCCGGCTCAGCGATCCGGAGCGGGACTTCTTCCTCAACTGCCTCAAGCTGGCCGAGGACGCACGGCCGATCACCTCCCCGGGAAGCGGACGGCGGCTGTTCAACCCCGTGATCTGGCTCGCCGACGGGGAGCGCGATCTGCCCACCTGGCTGGTCGCGGGCAGCGAACGGGTCCGTACCATCGGCATCCCGCTGCCCGACCTGGGCAGCAGGCGGCGCATGGCCGAGCTGCTGGCCGAGGAGCACACCGCCGCGTCCGCGTCCGCGTCCGAAGACGAAGACGACGGGCCCGTCCGGCTCGACAAGCGACGGCCGCTGAACGAACACGACATCGACACCTTCGCGCGGGCCACCGCCGGGCTGACCCTGCGCGCGATGCGGGAGAGCGCCCGTATGGCGCTCGACCGTGGGCTGTCGTTCGCCGAGATGCGGGACGCGGTCCGCGTCTACCAGCTCGGCGTCAAGGACAATCCGTGGCAGGCGGACTACATCCGCAAGCAGATCAAGAAGGGGGAGGCCGACCTGCGGGCGCGGGTGAAGGGCCAGGAGAAGGCGGTCGGCAAGACCCTCGACATCCTCAAGCGCGCCGCGCTCAGTCTGTCCGGCGCCCAGGCGTCCCACCCCGGCAGCCGGCCGCGCGGTGTGCTGTTCTTCGCCGGGCCGACCGGCACCGGCAAGACCGAGCTGGCCAAGTCGGTGGCCAAGCTGCTGTTCGGCACCGAGGACGCCTGTCTGCGCTTCGATATGAGCGAGTTCTCCGCACCGCATTCGGTGGACCGGCTGCTCGGCGCACCACCGGGATATGTGGGCTACGAGGCGGGCGGCGAGCTGACCACGGCGGTGCGCAACGACCCCTTCCGGGTGGTGCTGTTCGACGAGATCGACAAGGCCGACAAGGGTGTGCTCGACAAGTTCCTCCAGGTGCTCGAGGACGGCCGGCTCACCGACGGGCAGGGCGTCACCACGTACTTCAGCGAATGCGTGCTGATCTTCACCTCCAACCTCGGGGTCAGGAAACGGACCGGCGAGGGCGGACGCGGACACGAGGGGCGGGTGGCCGAGCCCGGGATGCCGTACCACCAGCTGGAGGAGATCATCCTGGCCAATGTGAAGGAACACTTCGTCGAGGAGATCGGCCGCCCGGAGCTGATGAACCGGCTCGGCGGCAATGTGGTGGTCTTCGACTACATCGACGCCAAGGTGGCCGCCGAGATCTTCGACTCGCAGGTGGGCAACATCCAACGGGTGCTGCGGGAGGAGCAGGGGGTGCATCTGCGCCTCTCCGACGAGGCGCATCAGGCGCTGTCCACCTACTGCACGGCGGATGTCGACAACGGCGGCCGGGGGATCGGCATGCTGCTGGAGACGCATCTGATCAACCCGCTGGCACGGGCGCTGTTCGACCAGGAACGGCTGGCGGGCACGGCGGTCACCGTCACCGGTGTGCGGCCCGCCGGGGACGGAACGGTGGCCCTGGACCTGCGGGTGGTGCACACGGGGGACGCGGATCCCCGTCCTGGTGGTGGCCGATGA
- a CDS encoding protein kinase domain-containing protein: MTHPHEQPPPTESEDDEDYGAYGDDERYAAHGDHGYHREQGEPEEQRAHDAGPPPTEYEEPPPSAATTTVGLTEPEEPPPSVGASAVGLTEHEEPLPPAAATMAGPTEDEIPSAAPAQVAHGGRDLRGDTGALPVSLRDRFRLRAVLRRPDHPHQAAVYRVEDERGSHILKWYHRGHAPDRRVWEALRDRPRRHLTHFTETGDTGADGHPYDLAPSYGETDLDGYLRDNPGPADPVLIHSVVRQLHEALTTLHELNIVHRDISPANVVLGSLDPAAPDLVLVDFAVSAHEPNERYTRDERWVGTALYMSPQASLRHQLIHPPADWWSLGMIVAEMAGGRHPVRFTDNDFVREEISSRAPDLSLVTDHRLRLLCMGLLTRDPDHRWGTDEVAQWLVGGSPPIAPWEAGTAPGVSDPEDAPDIEPFAFLDEHYTRPKQLARAFSENWRPARQLLSRRRGRGEFTRWLRQFEGAPDRDADELAALLGLLESHHPAAAPREPKPVTMVRLISWLGPTLDASYRGVPLDHAGLGELLREAGRGDEFALSMVADLRDHTILPLLDSRPGGEGLAEVQQRWLTARSRWQHTVDEVLHESPWLRDRRAEVRAATRLDGSRLAALLSLAAAPTAHRRRLQERTARIQAALPQPVAWYGRLVRDPEDLVRLQLAEWLAGFAEQESSEAQGRLDGERALLRQERDLDVATLWVRRQDMLPTLGWALGGAVAFVFPWIFVIGLGDLVGWPAQRAVVTAWMLAVPAAAAVLALELWTAYRIGSPGYHPDRSLAGLLIDRALPVARFIRRPGSRFPVQGLLILPVIALLWATVAYAPWVWPLATVAVLVWWTWHRLRCWRRYMAELRGRDERHRPGRPRAAAPPTPGRFI, translated from the coding sequence GTGACCCATCCGCACGAGCAGCCGCCCCCCACGGAATCCGAGGACGACGAGGACTACGGGGCTTACGGGGACGACGAGCGATACGCAGCCCACGGGGACCACGGATACCACCGGGAGCAAGGGGAGCCGGAAGAGCAGCGCGCGCACGACGCCGGGCCGCCGCCCACGGAATACGAGGAGCCGCCTCCGTCGGCGGCGACCACGACGGTCGGGCTCACTGAACCCGAGGAGCCGCCTCCATCGGTCGGCGCCTCGGCGGTCGGGCTCACCGAACACGAGGAGCCGCTCCCGCCGGCGGCCGCCACGATGGCCGGGCCCACCGAGGACGAGATCCCCTCGGCGGCGCCCGCGCAGGTCGCGCACGGGGGTCGCGACCTGCGCGGGGACACCGGAGCGCTACCGGTCTCGCTGCGCGACCGGTTCCGACTGAGGGCCGTGCTGCGCCGCCCCGACCATCCGCACCAGGCGGCCGTCTACCGCGTCGAGGACGAGCGCGGCAGCCATATCCTCAAGTGGTACCACCGCGGCCACGCCCCGGACCGCCGGGTGTGGGAGGCGCTGCGGGACCGACCGCGCCGGCACCTCACCCACTTCACCGAGACCGGCGACACCGGGGCCGACGGCCATCCGTACGACCTGGCGCCCTCCTACGGCGAGACCGACCTGGACGGATATCTGAGGGACAACCCCGGCCCGGCCGACCCCGTGCTCATCCACAGCGTCGTACGGCAGCTGCACGAGGCCCTCACCACCCTGCACGAACTGAACATCGTCCACCGGGACATCAGCCCGGCCAATGTCGTGCTCGGCAGTCTCGACCCGGCCGCGCCGGACCTCGTGCTCGTCGACTTCGCCGTCTCCGCCCACGAACCCAACGAGCGCTACACCCGCGACGAGCGCTGGGTCGGCACCGCCCTCTATATGTCCCCGCAGGCGTCGCTGCGCCACCAGCTCATCCACCCGCCCGCCGACTGGTGGTCGCTCGGCATGATCGTCGCCGAGATGGCCGGTGGACGCCACCCCGTCCGGTTCACCGACAACGACTTCGTCCGGGAGGAGATCAGCTCCCGCGCCCCGGATCTGTCCCTGGTCACCGACCACCGGCTGCGGCTGCTGTGCATGGGGCTGCTCACCCGCGACCCCGACCACCGCTGGGGAACCGACGAGGTGGCGCAGTGGCTGGTGGGCGGCTCGCCGCCGATCGCCCCCTGGGAGGCGGGCACGGCCCCCGGCGTCTCGGACCCGGAAGACGCCCCGGACATCGAGCCGTTCGCCTTCCTCGATGAGCACTACACCAGGCCGAAGCAGCTGGCCAGGGCGTTCAGCGAGAACTGGCGGCCCGCCCGGCAGCTCCTCTCCCGGCGGCGCGGCCGCGGCGAATTCACCCGCTGGCTACGGCAGTTCGAGGGCGCGCCGGACCGCGACGCCGATGAACTGGCGGCGTTGCTCGGCCTCCTGGAGTCGCACCACCCCGCGGCCGCGCCGCGTGAGCCGAAGCCGGTCACGATGGTGCGGCTGATCTCCTGGCTCGGCCCCACCCTCGACGCGTCCTACCGCGGGGTGCCGCTGGACCACGCGGGGCTGGGGGAGTTGCTGCGGGAGGCCGGGCGCGGCGATGAGTTCGCCCTCTCCATGGTGGCGGACCTGCGGGACCACACCATCCTGCCGCTGCTGGACTCACGGCCCGGCGGCGAAGGGCTCGCCGAGGTGCAGCAGCGCTGGCTGACGGCCCGCTCCCGCTGGCAGCACACCGTCGACGAGGTGCTCCACGAGTCGCCGTGGCTGCGCGACCGCCGTGCCGAGGTGCGCGCCGCCACCCGGCTCGACGGCTCCCGGCTCGCCGCCCTCCTGTCGCTCGCCGCCGCCCCCACCGCGCACCGGCGCAGGCTCCAGGAGCGAACCGCCCGGATCCAGGCCGCGCTGCCACAGCCGGTGGCCTGGTACGGCCGGCTGGTGCGCGACCCCGAGGATCTGGTGCGGCTGCAACTGGCCGAGTGGCTGGCCGGCTTCGCCGAGCAGGAGTCCTCGGAGGCGCAAGGGCGGCTCGACGGCGAGCGCGCCCTGCTCCGGCAGGAGCGTGACCTGGACGTGGCCACGCTGTGGGTGCGCAGACAGGACATGCTGCCCACACTCGGCTGGGCCCTCGGCGGAGCCGTCGCCTTCGTCTTCCCGTGGATCTTCGTGATCGGCCTGGGCGATCTGGTGGGATGGCCCGCCCAGCGCGCGGTGGTGACGGCGTGGATGCTGGCCGTCCCGGCGGCCGCCGCCGTTCTGGCCCTGGAGCTGTGGACGGCGTACCGCATTGGCAGCCCCGGCTACCACCCGGACCGGTCCCTGGCCGGGCTGCTGATCGACCGTGCGCTGCCCGTGGCCCGGTTCATCCGCCGCCCCGGCTCCCGCTTCCCGGTCCAGGGCCTGCTGATCCTCCCGGTCATCGCCCTGTTGTGGGCCACCGTGGCCTACGCCCCCTGGGTGTGGCCGCTGGCCACGGTGGCCGTCCTCGTCTGGTGGACCTGGCACCGGCTGCGGTGCTGGCGCCGCTATATGGCGGAGCTGCGCGGCCGGGACGAACGGCACCGACCCGGCCGCCCGAGGGCGGCCGCCCCGCCGACTCCAGGGAGGTTCATATGA
- a CDS encoding Appr-1-p processing protein: MSQEPFASNSPTYDQLLEELKGIRRPGLPDLRRTDRPALRAAAVAGGFCDGSDDAPAGIEALLREAVRRLGERDLLGQAAAHTFGLLPDRRGAPAHDRRKMAAAVYGVTPERFRKQQEPQVIQQLAEAVLTILREPPPLPGKPGSAGQSPGPGAGPQPSGGPSATVQSTIARSSRVGQEPPLRVDSVPVDARSTFTLHVSPIELLRDIEVLVSSENVYLEMSKTFRPTVSGALRLAAAVRDPAGEIVDDVLARELAGWLRAHGRPGLPIRPGTVVPTAPGALTARGVRRIYHAAVATPRDDTYEVRPESIARAVSACFALARAERDRYEPALSSICFPLLGAGRGGLAPAVSATWLRWAIRDELARDSRWRVHLVVRSREIAEAVGAL, translated from the coding sequence ATGAGTCAGGAGCCATTTGCGTCAAATTCGCCCACATACGATCAACTCCTGGAAGAACTGAAAGGCATACGCAGACCCGGACTGCCGGATCTGCGCAGGACCGATCGGCCGGCACTGCGTGCCGCGGCCGTGGCGGGCGGCTTCTGCGATGGCTCCGACGACGCCCCGGCCGGTATCGAGGCGTTGCTCAGGGAGGCGGTACGGCGTCTCGGCGAGCGGGATCTGCTCGGCCAGGCAGCGGCCCACACCTTCGGGCTGCTCCCCGACCGCCGGGGCGCACCCGCCCATGACCGCCGTAAGATGGCCGCCGCCGTATACGGAGTCACCCCCGAGCGGTTCCGCAAGCAGCAGGAACCGCAGGTCATCCAGCAACTCGCCGAGGCCGTGCTGACCATCCTGCGGGAGCCGCCGCCCCTCCCCGGGAAACCGGGCTCGGCGGGACAGAGCCCCGGACCGGGCGCCGGGCCACAGCCCTCCGGCGGACCGAGCGCGACCGTGCAGAGCACCATCGCGCGGAGCAGCCGGGTCGGCCAGGAGCCTCCGCTGCGGGTCGACAGCGTGCCGGTGGACGCGCGGAGCACATTCACCCTGCATGTCTCGCCCATCGAACTGCTGCGGGACATCGAGGTGCTGGTCTCCTCGGAGAACGTCTACCTGGAGATGTCCAAGACCTTCCGCCCCACCGTGTCCGGCGCGCTGCGCCTGGCCGCCGCCGTACGCGACCCGGCCGGGGAGATCGTCGACGATGTGCTGGCCCGTGAACTGGCCGGGTGGCTGCGCGCCCACGGCCGCCCGGGGCTGCCGATCCGGCCGGGCACGGTGGTGCCCACCGCGCCGGGAGCGCTCACCGCGCGCGGCGTCCGGCGGATCTACCACGCCGCGGTCGCCACCCCGCGGGACGATACGTACGAGGTCCGCCCGGAGAGCATCGCCCGCGCGGTCAGCGCGTGCTTCGCGCTCGCCCGGGCGGAGCGCGACCGGTACGAGCCCGCCCTGTCCTCCATCTGCTTTCCGCTGCTCGGCGCGGGCCGGGGCGGTCTGGCACCGGCGGTCAGCGCGACCTGGCTGCGCTGGGCGATCCGGGACGAACTCGCCCGGGACTCCCGCTGGCGGGTACACCTGGTGGTCCGCAGCCGGGAGATAGCCGAGGCCGTCGGCGCGCTGTGA